The Lycium ferocissimum isolate CSIRO_LF1 chromosome 1, AGI_CSIRO_Lferr_CH_V1, whole genome shotgun sequence genome includes a region encoding these proteins:
- the LOC132066003 gene encoding DNA-directed RNA polymerase V subunit 7-like → MLCEFEVHLYVVVPVEDLKESRELPGSIVIRRLFNQLTFLRATEDCGYFLKVTKVKSVGNGKLSDSSKYIIFPVTFYSRTFLPKTGEVLVGIVIKVCSDGVFLKCGPMNSIYLSRRKMPNYNYVSGENPCFLCDDHSRIENDVAVRFVVFAMRWSRTLVRKFDVLASIEGDCLGPISLNGFDGLEL, encoded by the coding sequence ATGCTGTGTGAATTTGAAGTTCACTTATATGTGGTAGTTCCTGTGGAAGATCTAAAAGAAAGCAGAGAACTCCCTGGAAGTATTGTCATCAGGCGTCTTTTTAACCAGCTCACATTTCTGAGGGCTACAGAAGATTGTGGATACTTTCTCAAAGTGACAAAAGTGAAGAGCGTAGGCAATGGAAAGTTGTCGGACTCATCAAAATACATCATATTCCCTGTAACCTTCTACAGTCGTACCTTCTTACCTAAAACTGGGGAAGTCTTGGTTGGTATTGTCATCAAGGTTTGCAGCGATGGAGTCTTTCTGAAATGTGGACCTATGAACTCTATTTACCTCAGTCGTCGGAAGATGCCAAATTACAACTATGTATCGGGTGAAAACCCATGCTTCTTATGCGATGATCACTCGAGGATTGAGAACGATGTGGCTGTCCGATTTGTGGTGTTTGCTATGAGATGGAGTAGAACCCTTGTGAGGAAATTCGACGTTCTTGCAAGCATAGAAGGTGATTGCCTTGGGCCAATTTCCCTGAATGGATTCGATGGACTAGAGCTGTGA